A section of the Leptidea sinapis chromosome 26, ilLepSina1.1, whole genome shotgun sequence genome encodes:
- the LOC126972487 gene encoding ubiquitin domain-containing protein UBFD1-like, whose amino-acid sequence MDYIASEKGDTAENRDPNSLASNGASKACIDKLSNIEIGKSQIEVQESAASTSESVDDSDVCEIPEQIEFHVVFNKAKYDITFAYDATVLELKAHLERICGVPQSAQKLIVKGMAKNDLTLRKAGIVKGGKVMLVGSKMDDILAVKSAPKEILEEKSNSQANKEPLCMQKNHRKVLDKGIPPDVMPGIKGVKEPLPPVPLSGMLNKHGGKVRLTFKPEQDQLWLGTKERTEKLAMTSIKSITSEPIKDHEEYHIMGLQFGPTESSRYWIYWVPAQYIEAIKDAVLGVWQFF is encoded by the exons ATGGATTATATTG CATCAGAAAAAGGAGACACTGCTGAGAACAGAGATCCAAATTCACTAGCGTCAAATGGCGCATCTAAGGCCTGCATTGATAAACTTTCAAATATTGAAATCGGAAAATCGCAAATAGAAGTTCAAGAGAGCGCGGCAAGCACATCAGAATCTGTCGACGATTCAGACGTTTGTGAAATACCTGAACAAATCGAATTTCATGTAGTTTTCAATAAAGCAAAATATGACATCACATTCGCGTATGATGCTACTGTTTTAGAGTTGAAAGCACATCTCGAAAGGATATGTGGTGTGCCACAGTCAGCtcaaaaattaattgtaaaaggcATGGCCAAAAACGATCTGACACTTCGTAAAGCTGGGATTGTTAAAGGTGGTAAAGTTATGCTTGTAGGGTCTAAAATGGATGATATTTTGGCAGTGAAGAGTGCACCAAAG GAAATACTAGAGGAAAAAAGTAATAGCCAAGCAAACAAGGAACCTCTCTGTATGCAAAAGAATCACAGGAAGGTTCTGGATAAAGGTATCCCACCAGATGTTATGCCCGGGATAAAAGGTGTGAAG GAACCTCTACCACCTGTCCCGTTAAGTGGGATGCTAAATAAACATGGGGGTAAGGTGAGACTTACATTTAAACCAGAGCAAGACCAGCTGTGGCTTGGGACTAAAGAAAGAACTGAGAAATTGGCCATGACTTCAATTAAAA GTATAACATCCGAGCCAATAAAGGATCATGAAGAATATCATATAATG GGTCTTCAGTTTGGACCAACGGAATCTAGTAGGTATTGGATATACTGGGTGCCAGCTCAATATATAGAGGCCATAAAAGATGCTGTGTTGGGTGTATGGCAATTTTTCTAA
- the LOC126972478 gene encoding uncharacterized protein LOC126972478 isoform X2, producing the protein MSCSKNASKLTDKCRLDCYTEEKTHCEVTVSKKSSASGVDESLCAGQKSFISIHSTDQLCQVDTQKISNLDDCNVEVLSLNEVFPSTSEESLSLDDDTQHKKQKSKGAIQKTQIDFNNSKSTYVPTNSKSSTVSGRQKDIEPQTSVYSDFDIPKNTMYVVGSNPGEPKMSYQDPPKKISKTMKKFLRNIDKHKNDQNTKGGEKAISKLTTMRGILKDGRCGPECTGDSTVQDNEDLTEDLMLPYQMEYASSYTKQGPDKNVSFNTQVVIIHFTGDLCVGQSIETLSKEKDQQARNSELRKTYLTKYNELWPTEK; encoded by the exons atGTCATGTTCGAAGAATGCTAGTAAATTAACTGATAAGTGTAGACTAGACTGTTATACAGAGGAGAAGACACATTGTGAAG tGACTGTATCCAAGAAATCCTCAGCATCAGGAGTAGATGAGTCCCTGTGCGCTGGCCAAAAGTCCTTCATAAGCATCCACTCAACCGATCAGCTTTGTCAAGTGGACACACAGAAGATATCCAATCTTGACGACTGCAATGTCGAAGTACTAAGTTTAAATGAGGTTTTCCCATCAACGTCAGAAGAGAGTTTATCACTTGACGATGATACTCAACATAAGAAGCAAAAATCTAAAGGAGCTATACAAAAGACTCAAATTGACTTCAATAACAGTAAATCTACTTACGTGCCTACAAATAGTAAGTCATCGACGGTGTCAGGGCGACAGAAAGATATAGAACCGCAGACATCTGTTTATTCTGATTTCGAtattccaaaaaatacaatGTATGTGGTAGGGAGCAATCCCGGTGAGCCAAAAATGTCATATCAAGATCCACCGAAGAAAATATCAAAAACG ATGAAAAAGTTTCTTCGTAATATAGACAAGCATAAGAATGACCAGAATACAAAGGGTGGTGAGAAAGCAATTAGCAAGTTAACAACGATGCGTGGTATCCTGAAAGACGGTCGATGTGGCCCAGAATGTACCGGGGACTCTACAGTTCAGGACAATGAAGATTTAA CGGAAGACTTAATGCTTCCATACCAAATGGAATACGCATCCAGCTATACGAAGCAAGGGCCAGACAAGAATGTTTCTTTCAACACCCAAGTAGTAATTATCCACTTCACTGGAGATCTCTGCGTAGGACAGAGCATCGAAACTCTTAGTAAGGAAAAGGACCAACAAGCGAGAAACTCTGAACTAAGGAAAACCtacttaactaaatataatgAACTATGGCCCACGGAGAAATAA
- the LOC126972478 gene encoding uncharacterized protein LOC126972478 isoform X1, with protein sequence MSCSKNASKLTDKCRLDCYTEEKTHCEDEIVPCNTSDSRTYAVTVSKKSSASGVDESLCAGQKSFISIHSTDQLCQVDTQKISNLDDCNVEVLSLNEVFPSTSEESLSLDDDTQHKKQKSKGAIQKTQIDFNNSKSTYVPTNSKSSTVSGRQKDIEPQTSVYSDFDIPKNTMYVVGSNPGEPKMSYQDPPKKISKTMKKFLRNIDKHKNDQNTKGGEKAISKLTTMRGILKDGRCGPECTGDSTVQDNEDLTEDLMLPYQMEYASSYTKQGPDKNVSFNTQVVIIHFTGDLCVGQSIETLSKEKDQQARNSELRKTYLTKYNELWPTEK encoded by the exons atGTCATGTTCGAAGAATGCTAGTAAATTAACTGATAAGTGTAGACTAGACTGTTATACAGAGGAGAAGACACATTGTGAAG ATGAAATCGTACCATGTAACACATCAGACAGCCGGACTTATGCAG tGACTGTATCCAAGAAATCCTCAGCATCAGGAGTAGATGAGTCCCTGTGCGCTGGCCAAAAGTCCTTCATAAGCATCCACTCAACCGATCAGCTTTGTCAAGTGGACACACAGAAGATATCCAATCTTGACGACTGCAATGTCGAAGTACTAAGTTTAAATGAGGTTTTCCCATCAACGTCAGAAGAGAGTTTATCACTTGACGATGATACTCAACATAAGAAGCAAAAATCTAAAGGAGCTATACAAAAGACTCAAATTGACTTCAATAACAGTAAATCTACTTACGTGCCTACAAATAGTAAGTCATCGACGGTGTCAGGGCGACAGAAAGATATAGAACCGCAGACATCTGTTTATTCTGATTTCGAtattccaaaaaatacaatGTATGTGGTAGGGAGCAATCCCGGTGAGCCAAAAATGTCATATCAAGATCCACCGAAGAAAATATCAAAAACG ATGAAAAAGTTTCTTCGTAATATAGACAAGCATAAGAATGACCAGAATACAAAGGGTGGTGAGAAAGCAATTAGCAAGTTAACAACGATGCGTGGTATCCTGAAAGACGGTCGATGTGGCCCAGAATGTACCGGGGACTCTACAGTTCAGGACAATGAAGATTTAA CGGAAGACTTAATGCTTCCATACCAAATGGAATACGCATCCAGCTATACGAAGCAAGGGCCAGACAAGAATGTTTCTTTCAACACCCAAGTAGTAATTATCCACTTCACTGGAGATCTCTGCGTAGGACAGAGCATCGAAACTCTTAGTAAGGAAAAGGACCAACAAGCGAGAAACTCTGAACTAAGGAAAACCtacttaactaaatataatgAACTATGGCCCACGGAGAAATAA
- the LOC126972438 gene encoding polycomb protein suz12-B — translation MPPKKRDKESETNRNPKIDPLQADHELFLQAFEKPTQIYRFLRTRNMLSPIFLNRTLSYMKRRMSRSNKGRTGFKVDSLLEKITLKKSTELQPNSLGGYMTLTFLGFYDKSLDQSIDYQVKVETLLLKICHKKRKESSSAIVEVSVGSCSVPLNPSSSEPPAMASAVSIASETFSPSHGPNVKSYMLMLRVTVTKSPCAGNATSSTAEITNINNDEPLIKRIKPSETNSSSTENKWTKLYGSELIVYDKHNRCLLTNGEYDLVLHDATPGGRSATIARSPHKALMAQWETIPSENDLHGNTNPFDIFKVRPLLKLKLSWSQEPTNGLVNRPKLYHANDTNGIKKGLSITKNRFCMQKGNGESKHNKKSENEGEMKRQQIIYQFLYNNNSRQQTEGCDDLHCPWCSLDCGTLYSLLKHLKLCHSRFNFTYFPIPGGARIDVSINELYDGSYTGSPHDLIAAQGRSSASGPRAGPTRRASLTHLLMWRPRARRRQQKHSLAEFLEIEDSDVLEAQRPYITGHNRLYHHTITCLPVYPNELDIDSESETDPLWLQQKTMMMIDEFTDVNEGEKELMKMWNLHVMKYNYVGDCQIQLACQMFLQMKGKELLAKNLYRNFILHVSSLHDFGLISAVDLYQTMQMLNQMLADSTEAKEKMRESLKAQREHWNAVGKFQQPVIIEAKPQVNIAKLNAEASPSVRRKICSLQNANRMGSSGFNKSSSPGPSNESKRKMSSGSIQSRKRSSISERKNSV, via the exons atgcCTCCTAAAAAGCGTGATAAAGAAAGTGAAACAAACAGAAATCCTAAAATTGACCCATTGCAGGCAGACCATGAACTATTTCTGCAAGCGTTCGAAA AACCTACACAGATATACAGATTCCTAAGAACTCGAAATATGTTATCT CCAATATTTCTCAATAGAACACTTTCCTACATGAAAAGAAGGATGTCTCGAAGCAACAAGGGTCGTACAGGGTTCAAAGTTGATTCATTACTAGAGaaaataacactaaagaaaagtACTGAATTACAGCCAAATAGCTTGGGTGGATACATGACTCTTACCTTCCTGGGTTTCTATGACAAGAGCTTAGATCAATCTATAGATTATCAAGTCAAAGTAGagactttattattaaagatttGCCACAAGAAAAGGAAAGAAAGTTCATCAGCTATTGTAGAAGTGTCT GTTGGTAGTTGCTCTGTTCCATTAAATCCATCATCATCTGAGCCCCCAGCAATGGCTTCGGCAGTGAGCATTGCAAGTGAAACATTTAGCCCATCCCATGGCCCAAATGTTAAGTCCTATATGCTTATGTTGAGAGTGACTGTTACAAAATCACCGTGTGCTGGAAATGCAACTTCAAGCACAGCAGagattacaaatattaataatgatg AACCTCTTATTAAGCGAATCAAGCCATCAGAAACAAACTCAAGTTCTACAGAAAACAAATGGACAAAGCTGTATGGTAGTGAATTAATTGTGTATGATAAACACAATCGGTGTCTCCTAACAAATGGAGAGTATGATTTGGTTCTTCATGATGCAACACCTGGGGGAAGAAGTGCTACAATTGCTAGGTCACCACATAAAGCACTTATGGCACAGTGGGAGACAATACCTAGT gAAAATGATTTACATGGAAACACAAACCCGTTTGACATATTCAAAGTTAGACCACTATTGAAGCTGAAACTGAGTTGGAGTCAAGAACCTACGAATGGTCTCGTGAATAGACCGAAGTTATATCACGCCAATGATACTAATGGAATTAAGAAAGGCTTAAGTATTACTAAGAATAGATTTTGTATGCAGAAGGGAAATGGCGAAAGTAAACACA ATAAAAAGTCTGAGAACGAAGGTGAAATGAAACGACAACAAATTATATATCAGTTCTTGTACAACAACAACTCGCGGCAACAGACGGAGGGCTGCGACGATCTCCACTGTCCCTGGTGCTCGCTGGACTGTGGCACACTGTACTCACTGCTCAAGCATCTCAAGCTGTGTCATTCCAGATtcaactttacatatttt CCCATACCAGGTGGCGCGAGGATCGACGTATCTATTAACGAGCTGTACGACGGGTCGTACACCGGATCTCCTCATGACCTCATCGCAGCCCAGGGCAGGTCATCAGCAAGCGGCCCCAGAGCCGGGCCCACCAGGCGGGCCTCACTGACTCATTTACTGATGTGGAGACCCCGAGCCAGGAGGCGGCAGCAGAAACATAGCCTGGCAGAGTTCCTCGAGATAGAGGATAGTGATGTATTGGAGGCGCAGCGGCCTTATATCACAGGACACAATAG ACTTTATCACCACACAATTACATGCCTACCAGTATACCCGAATGAGCTGGATATAGACTCTGAAAGTGAAACAGACCCTCTCTGGCTCCAACAGAAAACTATGATGATGATTGACGAGTTCACTGATGTCAATGAAGGTGAAAAAGAGCTGATGAAAATGTGGAACTTGCATGTGATGAAATATAACTATGTAGGGGACTGTCAGATACAACTCGCCTGTCAGATGTTCCTACAAATGAAAGGAAAGGAGTTGCTTGCAAAGAATCTTTATAGAAATTTTATCCTCCATGTGAGTTCATTGCATGATTTTGGACTGATTAGTGCAGTGGATTTATACCAAACAATGCAAATGCTTAACCAAATGCTAGCCGATAGTACGGAAGCCAAAGAAAAGATGAGAGAATCATTAAAAGCCCAAAGGGAGCATTGGAATGCGGTTGGGAAGTTTCAACAGCCGGTTATTATAGAAGCAAAACCGCAAGTTAATATCGCTAAGTTAAACGCTGAGGCGTCCCCTTCAGTACGAAGAAAGATTTGCAGTTTACAAAATGCAAATCGTATGGGGTCTAGCGGCTTTAACAAGTCATCGAGCCCGGGCCCAAGCAATGAGTCGAAACGGAAGATGTCATCTGGAAGCATTCAGAGTAGGAAGCGCTCTTCTATATCAGAGAGGAAGAACTCTGTGTAG